Proteins encoded together in one Flavobacterium keumense window:
- a CDS encoding alpha/beta fold hydrolase, whose protein sequence is MLYSKIEGSGKPLLILHGFLGMSDNWKTMGVQFASEGFEVHILDLRNHGRSFQSEEFSYELMVQDIVQYCAAHHLEKINVVGHSMGGKTAMLLAARYPDLVEKLIVADIGPKYYAPHHQDILAGLNAVDFSQKPSRNDVEGILSQYIPDFGTRQFLLKNLYWQEPGQLAFRFNLAVFNKKITEIGVSLPADLVFEKPTLFIRGGNSNYILDEDFEAIKVQFPKAILETIPNAGHWLHAENPALFYQLSLSYLN, encoded by the coding sequence ATGTTATATTCAAAAATAGAAGGTTCCGGTAAACCACTTTTGATTCTTCACGGATTCTTGGGAATGTCTGATAATTGGAAAACTATGGGAGTGCAATTTGCTTCCGAAGGTTTTGAAGTCCATATTTTGGATTTACGCAATCATGGAAGAAGCTTTCAGTCGGAAGAATTTAGTTATGAACTGATGGTGCAAGATATTGTGCAGTATTGTGCAGCACATCATTTGGAAAAAATTAATGTTGTTGGTCATTCTATGGGTGGAAAAACGGCGATGCTTTTAGCGGCGCGTTATCCTGATTTGGTCGAAAAATTAATTGTGGCTGATATTGGACCTAAATATTATGCACCCCATCATCAAGATATTTTGGCGGGATTGAATGCGGTTGATTTTTCTCAAAAACCAAGTAGGAATGATGTGGAGGGAATACTTTCGCAGTACATTCCTGATTTTGGAACGCGACAATTTTTATTGAAAAATTTATATTGGCAAGAGCCAGGTCAATTGGCGTTCCGATTTAATTTGGCGGTTTTTAATAAAAAAATCACCGAAATTGGTGTTTCTTTGCCAGCGGATTTAGTTTTTGAAAAACCAACACTTTTTATTCGTGGCGGCAATTCAAATTATATTTTGGATGAAGATTTTGAAGCTATCAAAGTACAATTTCCAAAAGCTATTCTTGAAACTATCCCAAATGCGGGTCATTGGCTTCATGCCGAAAATCCTGCGTTGTTTTATCAATTGAGTTTGTCATATTTAAATTAA
- a CDS encoding phage holin family protein has protein sequence MKLLIRIVVTALLVLVLSYFMKGVRVDGVVTALIVAVVLGLLNAFIKPVLVFFTLPFTIFTLGLFLIVINGILILVCTKIVGGFHVDSFWTATLFSIILSISQSIMYKITGGSK, from the coding sequence ATGAAGTTATTAATTAGAATAGTAGTTACCGCCCTTTTGGTGTTGGTTTTGTCTTATTTTATGAAAGGGGTTCGTGTAGATGGGGTAGTTACCGCTTTGATTGTGGCGGTAGTTTTAGGATTATTAAACGCTTTTATCAAACCTGTTTTAGTATTTTTTACGTTGCCCTTTACCATTTTTACTTTAGGTCTATTTTTAATTGTAATTAATGGGATATTAATTTTGGTGTGTACCAAGATTGTAGGAGGATTTCATGTAGATTCGTTTTGGACAGCAACCTTGTTTAGTATCATCCTGTCTATTTCACAATCTATTATGTACAAAATTACGGGAGGATCTAAATAG